A part of Desulfobulbaceae bacterium genomic DNA contains:
- the nhaR gene encoding transcriptional activator NhaR gives MEWLNYHHLYYFWSVAREESISRASERLHLAPSTISAQVSKLEETLGGKLFHRVGRNLELTEMGRVALRYADEIFALGREMMDTVKGRPMFGPLRLIVGVVDALPKLVVRKLLEPALHLPEQVRLVCHEGKADQLLAELSVHSLDIVLTDTPVKPGLSVKAYSHLLGECGVSFFGSDHLVAGLEGEFPQSLDRMPMLLPSPMSALRGSLDQWFDSIDIRPNISGEFDDPALLKVFGQAGDGFFAAPSIIEKEVQLQHNVKIVGRADAVKEQFYAISIERIIKHPAVVAIQNAACRFIFGTSQEEV, from the coding sequence ATGGAGTGGCTTAATTATCACCATTTATACTATTTCTGGTCAGTAGCGAGGGAGGAAAGCATAAGCCGAGCTAGTGAACGGCTGCACCTGGCACCTTCCACTATTAGTGCCCAAGTTAGTAAACTTGAAGAGACGCTGGGCGGCAAACTCTTCCACCGAGTTGGTCGCAACCTAGAGCTGACCGAGATGGGGCGAGTTGCCTTGCGATACGCAGATGAGATTTTCGCCCTTGGCCGAGAAATGATGGACACGGTTAAGGGGAGACCAATGTTTGGCCCATTGCGCTTAATTGTTGGTGTCGTAGATGCTTTGCCCAAATTGGTAGTCCGTAAACTTTTAGAACCAGCCTTGCATCTTCCTGAGCAGGTACGCCTTGTGTGCCATGAAGGGAAGGCGGATCAGCTTCTGGCGGAACTCTCCGTTCATAGTCTTGATATTGTGCTAACTGATACACCAGTGAAACCTGGCCTAAGCGTTAAAGCTTACAGCCATTTACTTGGCGAATGCGGAGTGAGTTTTTTTGGAAGTGATCATCTTGTCGCTGGATTAGAGGGAGAGTTCCCCCAATCATTAGATCGCATGCCGATGTTACTTCCCAGTCCTATGTCTGCCTTGCGAGGTTCCCTTGATCAATGGTTTGATTCTATAGATATTCGACCAAATATATCAGGCGAATTTGATGACCCGGCATTGCTAAAGGTTTTCGGTCAGGCTGGTGACGGTTTTTTTGCAGCTCCCTCAATAATTGAAAAAGAAGTTCAACTGCAACACAATGTAAAAATTGTTGGAAGGGCAGATGCTGTTAAAGAACAATTTTATGCGATATCTATTGAGCGAATAATAAAGCACCCAGCTGTCGTTGCAATACAGAATGCTGCTTGTCGCTTTATCTTTGGAACGTCACAAGAAGAAGTGTAG
- the ccsB gene encoding c-type cytochrome biogenesis protein CcsB, which yields MDSSQFLGITTFAYLLSAVAYVGIFVFRARNLGIAATVVTALAFIINTTGIGLRWVESHQMGIGYAPLSNMYESLVFFSWSIAIFYLWVEYKYKNRFLGAFAMPFAALAMILAEMKNPAITPLVPALQSNWLIAHVVTCFIGYAAFAVASGFGAIYLIKNRETTNNTTGKFLSQLPPLKALDDILNKTLVFGFLWLSAGIITGAIWANSSWGTYWSWDPKETWSLITWFIYAAAIHFRFTKGWTGQRVAWFSIIGFASVMFTYYGVNYVLSGLHSYG from the coding sequence ATGGATAGTTCACAATTTCTCGGTATCACAACATTTGCCTATTTACTATCAGCAGTTGCCTATGTAGGGATTTTTGTTTTTCGAGCCCGAAATCTTGGAATTGCGGCAACTGTGGTAACAGCCCTGGCTTTTATAATCAACACAACCGGAATAGGACTCCGGTGGGTTGAGTCTCACCAGATGGGGATTGGTTATGCCCCATTGTCAAACATGTATGAATCGCTGGTCTTTTTCTCCTGGTCGATTGCTATCTTTTATCTATGGGTCGAATATAAATACAAAAATCGCTTTCTTGGCGCTTTTGCCATGCCATTTGCGGCGCTGGCAATGATACTGGCTGAAATGAAAAACCCTGCAATTACGCCTCTTGTACCTGCCTTACAAAGCAACTGGCTTATCGCTCATGTTGTAACTTGCTTCATCGGTTACGCTGCCTTTGCAGTGGCCAGCGGCTTTGGCGCCATATATCTGATAAAAAATAGAGAAACGACAAATAATACGACTGGGAAATTTCTGTCACAATTGCCTCCTTTAAAAGCCCTTGATGACATTCTGAACAAGACTCTTGTTTTTGGATTTCTTTGGCTATCGGCGGGAATAATAACTGGTGCTATTTGGGCTAATTCTTCATGGGGAACCTATTGGAGTTGGGATCCTAAAGAAACCTGGTCGCTAATAACCTGGTTTATTTATGCTGCAGCCATACACTTCCGTTTCACAAAAGGATGGACAGGCCAAAGAGTTGCATGGTTTTCCATCATTGGCTTCGCTTCAGTTATGTTCACTTACTATGGGGTTAATTATGTCCTTTCCGGACTACATAGTTACGGGTAG